A section of the Amblyomma americanum isolate KBUSLIRL-KWMA chromosome 2, ASM5285725v1, whole genome shotgun sequence genome encodes:
- the LOC144119532 gene encoding uncharacterized protein LOC144119532 translates to MANAGNDGDSSGDDDNGDSGDTFRRPTTIYTANVYDLPREAFKMVSPSFWKERSSIEVQAILAVAASLMAETADKQLLVEMMAPVVVHIAEMQGMYPTYYAIPVIVGASSNVVMPASAPLAILHDMARISFGKLLLFGLFIKIIVLSMAIMTVNIAGKADMLVSNAPAE, encoded by the exons ATGGCTAATGCTGGTAATGACGGCGATTCGTCGGGTGATGACGACAATggtgacagcggtgataccttccGAAGGCCTACCACTATATACACAGCCAAC GTGTACGACCTTCCGCGCGAGGCATTCAAGATGGTGTCCCCCTCTTTCTGGAAGGAACGCAGTTCGATCGAGGTCCAGGCCATACTGGCCGTCGCCGCCTCTCTCATGGCTGAGACGGCGGACAAGCAGCTGCTCGTCGAGATGATGGCGCCTGTAGTAGTGCACATC GCCGAGATGCAGGGCATGTACCCGACGTACTACGCAATCCCGGTGATCGTCGGTGCCTCGTCCAATGTCGTCATGCCGGCGTCGGCTCCGCTTGCCATCCTACACGACATGGCTCGGATCTCCTTCGGAAAGTTG cttctGTTTGGCCTGTTCATCAAGATTATCGTCCTGAGCATGGCCATCATGACAGTCAACATAGCTGGCAAAGCCGACATGCTTGTCAGCAATGCGCCAGCCGAATGA